Proteins from a single region of Pseudomonas sp. 10S4:
- a CDS encoding efflux transporter outer membrane subunit: MSKASALAVAGLGLLLSACQVVGPDYHLPGEAAVHRDDFQGNLAASDKDVVSAPVPSDWWRLYQDPRLDQLVQQAMASNTDLRVAAANLSKARAQVDEAQAAGGWSGGLKMGAQRLQESGEAFLLPEKVPVANVGDIGITTSYQFDLFGTLQRGIEAAKANADATQAASDTARITLVADVVRAYTQVCAANEEREIAQHSLDLQGQSTTLTQRLRDAGRGDETQVTRSQTQFKSLRADMPRYEAARQAGLFRLSMLLAKPVDQLPAGTGSCAELPKIAQLLPVGDGATLLKRRPDVRQAERRLAAATAGIGIATGELYPDISIGASIGTVGTLEHLGQPQTNRWGFGPLLSWTVPSNGSRARIREAEASTQGALAHFDGVVLNAIRETQTGLAQYSALLQRRDALADAEQSAKLAADQTHRFFTAGRASFLADLQATRTYTDVTAQLASANTQVAMSQIDLFLALGGGWESGRTQASQPGKP, from the coding sequence ATGAGCAAAGCCTCGGCTTTGGCGGTGGCCGGGTTAGGCCTGTTGCTGTCGGCGTGTCAGGTGGTCGGGCCGGATTATCACTTGCCGGGCGAAGCTGCCGTTCACCGTGACGACTTTCAGGGCAATCTGGCGGCGAGCGACAAAGATGTCGTCTCGGCGCCGGTGCCCAGCGATTGGTGGCGCCTGTATCAGGACCCGCGTCTCGACCAGTTAGTGCAGCAGGCCATGGCCTCCAACACTGATTTGCGCGTGGCGGCGGCGAACCTGTCCAAGGCGCGGGCTCAGGTCGACGAAGCCCAGGCGGCGGGCGGCTGGAGCGGCGGCTTGAAGATGGGCGCCCAGCGTTTGCAGGAGTCTGGCGAAGCGTTCCTGTTGCCAGAAAAAGTGCCTGTGGCCAATGTCGGCGACATCGGCATCACCACCTCTTATCAATTCGACCTGTTTGGCACGTTGCAGCGCGGCATCGAAGCGGCCAAGGCCAATGCCGATGCGACCCAAGCGGCAAGCGACACGGCGCGCATTACCCTGGTGGCCGACGTGGTTCGGGCCTACACCCAAGTCTGCGCGGCCAACGAAGAACGGGAAATTGCCCAGCATTCCCTCGACCTGCAGGGCCAGAGCACCACGCTGACCCAGCGCTTGCGCGATGCCGGGCGCGGCGATGAAACCCAGGTCACCCGTTCGCAAACCCAGTTCAAATCCTTGCGCGCCGACATGCCGCGTTATGAAGCGGCGCGTCAGGCCGGGTTGTTCCGTTTGTCGATGCTGCTGGCCAAACCGGTGGATCAACTGCCCGCCGGCACCGGCAGTTGCGCCGAGTTGCCGAAGATTGCGCAATTGTTGCCGGTGGGTGACGGCGCCACGCTGCTTAAACGCCGCCCTGATGTGCGTCAGGCCGAGCGCCGACTGGCCGCCGCGACCGCCGGTATCGGCATCGCCACCGGCGAGTTGTACCCGGACATCAGCATCGGCGCGAGCATCGGCACCGTTGGCACCCTGGAACACCTCGGCCAACCGCAGACCAATCGCTGGGGCTTTGGCCCGTTGCTGAGCTGGACCGTACCGTCCAACGGCTCCCGGGCACGCATCCGCGAAGCCGAAGCCTCGACCCAAGGCGCGTTGGCGCACTTCGACGGCGTGGTGCTTAACGCGATCCGCGAGACTCAAACCGGCCTGGCCCAGTACTCCGCGCTGCTGCAACGCCGGGATGCCTTGGCCGACGCCGAGCAATCGGCAAAACTGGCGGCGGACCAGACCCACCGCTTCTTCACGGCCGGCCGCGCGTCGTTCCTGGCGGACCTGCAAGCCACCCGCACTTACACCGATGTCACGGCGCAACTGGCGTCGGCCAACACTCAAGTCGCGATGAGCCAGATCGATTTGTTCCTGGCGCTCGGCGGCGGTTGGGAAAGCGGACGAACGCAAGCGTCACAGCCCGGCAAACCCTGA
- a CDS encoding NADH:ubiquinone oxidoreductase subunit N, which produces MKNPYAPGFWCAIAALVLLSATYFYGIMLAHQIDKALVFLDSASALIAVMSIVVVAWASVQGTRIKRRHLEQGKTLVLIWDTKVALRRVETVFDRYFWGSYWQPGRTFQEVMGELTGTPLEKSLEALKTQCLALDKQVTEEGWHWLNNARELSDVANAMARERYQLDFCDPRAEVTGGAVINRDFEVLVYTWTARLKSFDHQLDEIEVQYS; this is translated from the coding sequence ATGAAAAACCCTTATGCTCCCGGCTTCTGGTGCGCTATTGCAGCATTGGTTTTGCTGTCGGCCACCTATTTCTACGGCATCATGCTCGCCCACCAGATCGACAAGGCCTTGGTGTTCCTCGACAGCGCGTCGGCGCTGATCGCGGTGATGTCCATCGTGGTGGTGGCCTGGGCGTCGGTCCAGGGCACGCGCATCAAGCGAAGACACCTCGAACAAGGCAAGACCCTGGTGCTGATCTGGGACACCAAAGTCGCGCTGCGTCGGGTCGAAACGGTGTTTGACCGTTATTTCTGGGGCAGCTACTGGCAACCGGGGCGCACGTTCCAGGAAGTCATGGGCGAACTCACCGGTACACCGCTGGAAAAAAGCCTCGAAGCCTTGAAAACCCAATGCCTGGCCCTCGACAAGCAAGTCACCGAGGAAGGCTGGCACTGGCTCAACAACGCCCGCGAACTCTCCGACGTCGCCAACGCCATGGCCCGTGAGCGCTATCAACTGGACTTCTGCGACCCGCGCGCGGAAGTGACAGGCGGGGCGGTGATCAATCGGGATTTTGAAGTGCTGGTCTATACGTGGACGGCGCGGCTAAAAAGCTTTGATCATCAGCTGGATGAGATTGAAGTGCAGTATTCCTGA
- a CDS encoding YdgA family protein, with protein MNKSAGVLLGIVVAIGAISAGGAWYTGTKLEGVLNASVVDANKELQTALVGSNGTASLELVSVERGVFSSTAHYRLKGEGDMFGGAPVELLFVDHVEHGPLPFSRLASLKWLPVMATNHFELEKTPLTEKWFAAANGLSPVKGVVNIGYDNSTNGTFELLPLETALDDKSSLKFSGLNMDIAASAQAQKVKASGYMDSLKLTTVSEDQAPVTVELNGLTLASNLVKSTYGYYTGDNTVELTSSKTTFGAKQLIVGVNKFEMKNQTEESGTSASGRADYKVGELTFNGKTVGSAQMAMSLKNLDIPSTLSLMQIYQTKLQPYEQAAAAATAAGEPAPELNLTPAEEAQVKSGLEKLLAAGPQFALENLSFNTANGESRANLVLDLTKPASMDLPPDQLVRQLIALLDINLQVSKPMLVDLLSLQAQADGQTDAKVIVDQATATSDMFASMAIGTQLAKLDGTNVVSKLHYANNQVEFNGQKMTVEEFVGFVMGKLGGAGVVQ; from the coding sequence ATGAATAAATCAGCAGGCGTGCTTCTTGGAATTGTCGTTGCCATCGGTGCAATCAGCGCCGGCGGTGCCTGGTACACCGGCACTAAACTGGAAGGCGTGCTGAACGCCTCCGTCGTTGACGCCAACAAAGAACTGCAAACTGCGCTGGTGGGTTCCAACGGCACGGCGTCCCTGGAACTGGTGTCCGTGGAACGTGGTGTTTTCAGCAGCACTGCTCATTACCGCCTCAAGGGCGAAGGCGATATGTTCGGTGGCGCACCGGTCGAATTGCTCTTCGTCGATCATGTAGAGCACGGCCCGCTGCCGTTCTCGCGTCTGGCTTCGTTGAAGTGGTTGCCGGTCATGGCCACCAATCACTTTGAGCTGGAAAAAACCCCGCTCACGGAAAAATGGTTTGCCGCCGCCAACGGCCTGTCGCCGGTCAAAGGCGTGGTTAACATTGGTTATGACAACTCCACCAACGGCACTTTCGAACTGCTGCCGCTGGAAACGGCTCTGGATGACAAGTCCAGCCTGAAGTTTTCTGGGCTGAACATGGACATCGCCGCCAGCGCCCAGGCGCAGAAAGTGAAAGCCAGCGGTTACATGGACAGCCTGAAACTGACCACCGTGTCTGAAGATCAGGCGCCGGTGACCGTCGAGCTGAACGGCCTGACCCTGGCCAGCAACCTGGTCAAAAGCACCTACGGCTACTACACCGGGGATAACACCGTCGAGTTGACCAGCAGCAAGACCACCTTCGGCGCCAAGCAGTTGATCGTCGGCGTCAACAAATTCGAGATGAAGAACCAGACTGAAGAGTCGGGCACCAGCGCTTCCGGGCGTGCCGATTACAAAGTCGGCGAGCTGACATTTAACGGCAAAACCGTCGGTTCGGCACAAATGGCCATGAGCCTGAAGAACCTCGACATCCCGTCGACGCTGTCGTTGATGCAGATTTACCAGACCAAGCTGCAACCGTACGAGCAGGCCGCCGCCGCCGCGACTGCCGCCGGTGAACCCGCGCCAGAGCTGAACCTGACCCCGGCCGAAGAAGCGCAGGTCAAGTCCGGCCTGGAAAAACTGTTGGCCGCCGGCCCGCAATTCGCGCTGGAGAACCTGTCGTTCAACACTGCCAACGGTGAAAGCCGCGCCAACCTGGTGCTCGACCTGACCAAACCGGCGTCCATGGACCTGCCGCCGGATCAATTGGTCCGTCAGTTGATCGCCCTGTTGGACATCAACCTGCAAGTGTCCAAGCCAATGCTCGTTGACCTGCTCAGCCTGCAAGCACAAGCGGATGGCCAGACTGACGCCAAGGTCATCGTCGACCAGGCAACGGCGACCAGCGACATGTTCGCCAGCATGGCGATCGGCACACAGTTGGCCAAACTGGACGGCACCAATGTCGTCTCCAAACTGCATTACGCCAACAATCAGGTGGAGTTCAACGGCCAGAAAATGACCGTCGAAGAATTTGTCGGCTTCGTGATGGGCAAACTCGGTGGTGCTGGCGTCGTTCAGTAA